One segment of Anguilla anguilla isolate fAngAng1 chromosome 1, fAngAng1.pri, whole genome shotgun sequence DNA contains the following:
- the golga5 gene encoding golgin subfamily A member 5, producing the protein MSWFADLAGRAEDFLNKVDQGAATALTKQQSQVASLSSSFSSSSYDTQGPADASSQYSPAAEEQQQHGYHTTHEPSRFIVAAAGNIKKSTATLLAGTANAPAASASGSGGGGGSGSLKPSSNFVRPKKPELDDELLFDFLNSSDPASGGKREAKWERPRATGPGEGAPQAAPASGTPPAPPSASSSPRSARGLSRTSSLSSLSTSTHSVKTSEDSSAKEPSQDTPESSDSGLAGPLEQAAEESVPVEEPQSQVLSSLRLENQLLRSEVASLNQEMASLIQRAKDTQEELNQARARADRWNSDQSRTDRSVRDLRSQVDDLTEALSAKDGQLAVLKVRLDEADQLLKSRSSALEEAQCEKSRILQDHTEGNNLHSQALQTLQERLREADSALKREQDSYRKMQSEFAERLGKVEAERQALAEVVTGADRRGTEDRRRAEELQQQAKSARAAAEAAKQELQDYKHKASRILQSKEKLISSLKEGSGLEALEVGGAGALELEELRHEKELQRDEIQKLQGQLQTLRAEIQDLESQALTEAESWREQLQEAQDQQAVQARAKQEVEAELERCKQELQYLEEEQHRAKSTLQSRIKDREDEIQKLRNQLTNKTLSSSSQAELESRLHQLTETLIQKQTMLEALGTEKSSLVFQLERLEQQLKTLQGGQANGPAINMSGVEAPGTRMRNVPVLFNDHEGPGAGMYGKVRKAASTIDKFSIRLGIFLRRYPVARVFVILYMALLHLWVMVVLLTYTPEMHHDDPHGR; encoded by the exons ATGTCTTGGTTTGCTGATCTGGCCGGAAGAGCGGAGGACTTCCTCAACAAAGTGGACCAAGGAGCAGCCACCGCTCTGACCAAACAACAGAGCCAGGTCGCCTCCCTCTCTTcgtccttctcctcttcctcctacGACACTCAAGGCCCTGCCGATGCTTCCTCCCAGTACAGCCCTGCCgcggaggagcagcagcagcatggcTACCACACTACCCATGAGCCCTCGCGGTTCATCGTCGCCGCTGCGGGCAACATCAAGAAGTCCACGGCCACTCTGCTGGCGGGGACCGCCAACGCGCCTGCGGCCTCGGCTAGCGgctccggcggcggcggcggctccggCTCTCTGAAGCCCTCTTCCAACTTCGTCCGGCCGAAGAAGCCGGAGCTGGACGACGAGCTCCTCTTCGACTTCCTCAACAGCTCGGACCCGGCCTCCGGCGGGAAGAGGGAGGCCAAGTGGGAGCGGCCCCGAGCGACGGGGCCCGGAGAAGGAGCGCCGCAGGCCGCTCCCGCCTCCGGCACGCCTCCTGCTCCTCcgtccgcctcctcctccccccgctccgCCCGCGGCCTGTCCCGAACCTCCAGCCTCAGCTCTCTGTCCACCAGCACCCACAGCGTCAAGACCTCGGAGGACAGCTCTGCCAAAGAGCCGAGCCAAG ATACGCCGGAGAGCTCAGACTCGGGCCTGGCGGGGCCGCTGGAGCAAGCGGCGGAGGAGTCGGTGCCCGTGGAGGAGCCGCAGAGTCAGGTTTTGTCCAGCCTGCGTCTGGAGAACCAGCTGCTGCGCAGTGAGGTGGCCTCCCTCAACCAGGAGATGGCCTCGCTCATCCAGAGAGCCAAAGACACGCAGGAGG AGCTGAACCAGGCCCGAGCGCGTGCTGACAGGTGGAACTCGGACCAGTCGCGAACAGACCGCTCGGTCAGAGATCTGAGGTCGCAGGTCGATGACCTCACGGAGGCCCTGTCGGCCAAGGACGGGCAGCTGGCCGTTCTGAAGGTCCGCCTGGACGAGGCCGACCAGCTGCTGAAGTCCCGGAGCTCTGCCCTGGAGGAAGCTCAGTGTGAGAAGTCCAG AATCCTGCAGGACCACACAGAGGGGAATAACCTGCACTCCCAGGCCCTGCAGACCCTCCAGGAGAGGCTGAGGGAGGCCGACTCTGCCCTCAAGAGGGAGCAGGACAGCTACAGGAAGATGCAG AGTGAGTTCGCGGAGCGGCTGGGGAAGGTGGAGGCGGAGCGGCAGGCCCTGGCGGAGGTGGTGACGGGGGCGGATCGGCGGGGGACGGAGGACCGGCGCAGGGCTGAGGAGCTCCAGCAGCAGGCGAAGAGCGCCCGCGCCGCGGCTGAGGCGGCaaagcaggagctgcaggactACAAACACAAGGCCTCGCGCATTCTGCAG TCCAAAGAGAAGCTGATCAGCAGCCTGAAGGAGGGCTCGGGATTGGAGGCCctggaggtgggcggggccggggccctggagctggaggagctgcggcacgagaaggagctgcagaggGACGAGATCCAGAAGCTGCAGGGCCAGCTGCAGACGCTCCGCGCGGAGATAcag GACCTGGAGTCGCAGGCACTGACCGAGGCGGAGTCCTGGagggagcagctgcaggaggcgcAGGACCAGCAAGCGGTCCAGGCCCGGGCCAAGCAGGAGGTGGAGGCCGAGCTGGAGCGCTGCAAACAG GAGCTGCAGTACTTGGAGGAAGAGCAGCACCGTGCTAAGAGCACGCTCCAAAGCCGGATCAAGGACAGAGAGGACGAAATTCAGAAACTCAGGAACCAG CTGACCAATAAGAcgctgagcagcagcagccaggcAGAGCTGGAGAGCCGGCTGCACCAGCTGACGGAGACGCTGATCCAGAAGCAGACGATGCTGGAGGCACTGGGCACGGAGAAGAGCTCACTGGTCTTCCAGCTGGAGCGGCTGGAGCAGCAGCTGAAGACCCTGCAGGGCGGCCAGGCCAACGGGCCCGCCATCAACATGAGCGGCGTGGAGGCGCCAG GCACACGCATGCGGAACGTGCCGGTCCTCTTCAACGACCACGAAGGCCCGGGGGCTGGCATGTATGGGAAAGTGCGCAAGGCAGCGAGCACCATAGACAAGTTCAG CATCCGGCTAGGAATCTTCCTGCGGCGCTACCCCGTGGCCCGGGTCTTTGTAATTCTCTATATG GCACTACTGCACCTGTGGGTGATGGTTGTCCTGTTGACGTACACACCCGAGATGCACCATGACGACCCTCACGGAAGATAG
- the rtf1 gene encoding RNA polymerase-associated protein RTF1 homolog isoform X1: MVNVKKRKGRVVIDSDSEDSASDDNLDQELLSLAKRKRVDSDEQEDPASKPAASTDSETSDSDDEWTVGGTKAKKKVKAGKGSEKKSAAKKRVNKAASSGSSDGDSSAESSAPEEGEVSDSESNSSSSSSDSDSSSEDDVFRDGYGDDLMGDEEDRARLEQMTEKEREQELFNRIEKREVLKRRFEIKKKLKTAKKKEKEEKKKKQEEEQEKRKLSQVQDTQVVMSHNKERRSKRDEKLDKKSQAMEELKAEREKKKNRTAELLAKRQPLKTSEVYSDDEEEEEEDDDKSSIKSDHSSRSSSYDEEEEKEETPPKSQPVSLPDELNRIRLSRHKLERWCHMPFFAKTVTGCFVRIGIGNSSSKPVYRVAEIVDVVETAKVYQLGSTRTNKGLQLRYADPGLRHGNDTRVFRLEFVSNQEFTDNEFMKWKDAMIMAGMQVPTLDEITKKEQAIKEAVNYKFNDKDIEDIVKEKDRFRKAPPNYAMKKTQLLKEKAMAEDSGEGERVKQIQDQLNELEERAEALDRQRTKNISAISYINQRNRSWNIVESEKALVAEGQNAKNQQMDPFTRRQCKPTMVSNARDPSVHAAILAHLNQKYGSGSGQDNVLEKNKQGQLGQKDKDVTKTSSDLSEDLFKVHDFDVKIDLQVPNAEAKSLSVSSNALPVKDGAPRRSLNLEDYKKRRGLI, from the exons GAGCTACTGTCTTTAGCAAAGAGGAAGCGGGTGGATTCAGACGAGCAAGAGGATCCAGCCAGCAAGCCGGCTGCCTCCACCGACTCGGAGACCTCCGACAGCGATGATGAG TGGACTGTCGGCGGCACCAAGGCGAAGAAGAAGGTGAAGGCGGGGAAAGGCAGCGAGAAGAAGAGCGCTGCAAAGAAGCGGGTGAACAAGGCGGCGTCCTCCGGCAGCTCCGATGGAGACAGCTCCGCGGAGAGCTCCGCCCCCGAGGAAG GCGAGGTGTCGGACTCGGAGAGCAACAGCTCGTCCTCCAGCTCGGATTCGGACTCGTCCTCGGAGGACGACGTCTTCCGCGACGGGTACGGCGACGACCTGATGGGGGACGAGGAGGACCGAGCCCGGCTGGAGCAGATGacggagaaggagagggagcaggagctCTTCAACCGAATCGAGAAGCGGGAGGTGCTGAAGAGGAG GTTTGAAATTAAGAAGAAGCTGAAAACggcaaagaaaaaagagaaggaggaaaagaagaagaaacaggaggaggagcaggaaaaAAGGAAGCTGTCTCAGGTTCAGGACACTCAGGTG GTTATGTCTCACAACAAGGAGAGGAGATCCAAGCGGGACGAGAAGCTGGATAAGAAGTCTCAAGCTATGGAGGAGCTGAAAGCAGAgcgagagaagaagaagaacagaacag CTGAACTCCTGGCAAAACGGCAGCCACTCAAAACCAGCGAGGTTTACTCCGatgacgaggaggaggaagaggaggatgatgatAAATCCTCCATAAAGAGCGACCACAGCTCCCGTTCTTCATCTtatgatgaggaagagga GAAGGAGGAGACCCCGCCGAAGTCGCAGCCGGTCTCGCTGCCGGACGAGCTGAACCGCATCCGCCTGTCCCGCCACAAGCTGGAGCGCTGGTGCCACATGCCCTTCTTCGCCAAGACGGTGACCGGCTGCTTCGTGCGCATCGGCAtcggcaacagcagcagcaagccGGTGTACAGG gttgCAGAAATCGTGGACGTGGTGGAGACGGCGAAGGTCTACCAGCTGGGATCGACGAGGACGAACAAAGGCCTGCAGTTGCGGTACGCGGACCCCGGGCTCCG ACACGGGAACGACACGCGGGTGTTCCGGCTGGAGTTCGTGTCCAACCAGGAGTTCACGGACAACGAGTTCATGAAGTGGAAGGATGCG ATGATCATGGCGGGAATGCAGGTCCCCACTTTAGATGAAATCACCAAAAAGGAACAAGCCATCAAAGAAGCCGTCAACTACAAATTCAACGACAAAGACATAGAGGAC ATCGTCAAAGAGAAAGATCGTTTCCGGAAGGCCCCGCCCAATTACGCCATGAAGAAAACGCAGCTCCTCAAAGAGAAG gctaTGGCGGAGGACAGCGGAGAAGGCGAGAGAGTCAAACAGATCCAGGATCAGCTGAATGAGCTGGAAGAGCGGGCTGAGGCTCTGGACCGGCAGAGGACCAAGAACATCTCAGCCATCAG CTACATCAACCAGCGGAACCGGAGCTGGAACATCGTGGAGTCTGAGAAAGCTCTGGTG GCAGAAGGGCAGAACGCCAAGAACCAGCAGATGGACCCTTTTACTAGAAGACAGTGCAAGCCCACTATGGTGTCCAAT GCCAGAGACCCTTCTGTCCACGCTGCTATCCTCGCCCATCTGAACCAGAAATACGGCTCAGGTTCAGGGCAGGACAACGTTCTGGAGAAGAACAAACAG ggacAGCTGGGTCAGAAAGACAAGGACGTCACCAAAACATCAAGTGACTTGTCTGAAGATCTTTTCAAAGTTCATGACTTTGACGTTAAGATAGACCTTCAGGTTCCTAATGCAG AGGCaaagtctctctctgtgagctccAACGCCCTGCCTGTGAAGGACGGCGCTCCCCGCCGGTCACTCAACCTGGAAGACTACAAGAAGAGGCGGGGCCTGAtctga
- the rtf1 gene encoding RNA polymerase-associated protein RTF1 homolog isoform X2: MVNVKKRKGRVVIDSDSEDSASDDNLDQELLSLAKRKRVDSDEQEDPASKPAASTDSETSDSDDEWTVGGTKAKKKVKAGKGSEKKSAAKKRVNKAASSGSSDGDSSAESSAPEEGEVSDSESNSSSSSSDSDSSSEDDVFRDGYGDDLMGDEEDRARLEQMTEKEREQELFNRIEKREVLKRRFEIKKKLKTAKKKEKEEKKKKQEEEQEKRKLSQVQDTQVVMSHNKERRSKRDEKLDKKSQAMEELKAEREKKKNRTAELLAKRQPLKTSEVYSDDEEEEEEDDDKSSIKSDHSSRSSSYDEEEEKEETPPKSQPVSLPDELNRIRLSRHKLERWCHMPFFAKTVTGCFVRIGIGNSSSKPVYRVAEIVDVVETAKVYQLGSTRTNKGLQLRHGNDTRVFRLEFVSNQEFTDNEFMKWKDAMIMAGMQVPTLDEITKKEQAIKEAVNYKFNDKDIEDIVKEKDRFRKAPPNYAMKKTQLLKEKAMAEDSGEGERVKQIQDQLNELEERAEALDRQRTKNISAISYINQRNRSWNIVESEKALVAEGQNAKNQQMDPFTRRQCKPTMVSNARDPSVHAAILAHLNQKYGSGSGQDNVLEKNKQGQLGQKDKDVTKTSSDLSEDLFKVHDFDVKIDLQVPNAEAKSLSVSSNALPVKDGAPRRSLNLEDYKKRRGLI; encoded by the exons GAGCTACTGTCTTTAGCAAAGAGGAAGCGGGTGGATTCAGACGAGCAAGAGGATCCAGCCAGCAAGCCGGCTGCCTCCACCGACTCGGAGACCTCCGACAGCGATGATGAG TGGACTGTCGGCGGCACCAAGGCGAAGAAGAAGGTGAAGGCGGGGAAAGGCAGCGAGAAGAAGAGCGCTGCAAAGAAGCGGGTGAACAAGGCGGCGTCCTCCGGCAGCTCCGATGGAGACAGCTCCGCGGAGAGCTCCGCCCCCGAGGAAG GCGAGGTGTCGGACTCGGAGAGCAACAGCTCGTCCTCCAGCTCGGATTCGGACTCGTCCTCGGAGGACGACGTCTTCCGCGACGGGTACGGCGACGACCTGATGGGGGACGAGGAGGACCGAGCCCGGCTGGAGCAGATGacggagaaggagagggagcaggagctCTTCAACCGAATCGAGAAGCGGGAGGTGCTGAAGAGGAG GTTTGAAATTAAGAAGAAGCTGAAAACggcaaagaaaaaagagaaggaggaaaagaagaagaaacaggaggaggagcaggaaaaAAGGAAGCTGTCTCAGGTTCAGGACACTCAGGTG GTTATGTCTCACAACAAGGAGAGGAGATCCAAGCGGGACGAGAAGCTGGATAAGAAGTCTCAAGCTATGGAGGAGCTGAAAGCAGAgcgagagaagaagaagaacagaacag CTGAACTCCTGGCAAAACGGCAGCCACTCAAAACCAGCGAGGTTTACTCCGatgacgaggaggaggaagaggaggatgatgatAAATCCTCCATAAAGAGCGACCACAGCTCCCGTTCTTCATCTtatgatgaggaagagga GAAGGAGGAGACCCCGCCGAAGTCGCAGCCGGTCTCGCTGCCGGACGAGCTGAACCGCATCCGCCTGTCCCGCCACAAGCTGGAGCGCTGGTGCCACATGCCCTTCTTCGCCAAGACGGTGACCGGCTGCTTCGTGCGCATCGGCAtcggcaacagcagcagcaagccGGTGTACAGG gttgCAGAAATCGTGGACGTGGTGGAGACGGCGAAGGTCTACCAGCTGGGATCGACGAGGACGAACAAAGGCCTGCAGTTGCG ACACGGGAACGACACGCGGGTGTTCCGGCTGGAGTTCGTGTCCAACCAGGAGTTCACGGACAACGAGTTCATGAAGTGGAAGGATGCG ATGATCATGGCGGGAATGCAGGTCCCCACTTTAGATGAAATCACCAAAAAGGAACAAGCCATCAAAGAAGCCGTCAACTACAAATTCAACGACAAAGACATAGAGGAC ATCGTCAAAGAGAAAGATCGTTTCCGGAAGGCCCCGCCCAATTACGCCATGAAGAAAACGCAGCTCCTCAAAGAGAAG gctaTGGCGGAGGACAGCGGAGAAGGCGAGAGAGTCAAACAGATCCAGGATCAGCTGAATGAGCTGGAAGAGCGGGCTGAGGCTCTGGACCGGCAGAGGACCAAGAACATCTCAGCCATCAG CTACATCAACCAGCGGAACCGGAGCTGGAACATCGTGGAGTCTGAGAAAGCTCTGGTG GCAGAAGGGCAGAACGCCAAGAACCAGCAGATGGACCCTTTTACTAGAAGACAGTGCAAGCCCACTATGGTGTCCAAT GCCAGAGACCCTTCTGTCCACGCTGCTATCCTCGCCCATCTGAACCAGAAATACGGCTCAGGTTCAGGGCAGGACAACGTTCTGGAGAAGAACAAACAG ggacAGCTGGGTCAGAAAGACAAGGACGTCACCAAAACATCAAGTGACTTGTCTGAAGATCTTTTCAAAGTTCATGACTTTGACGTTAAGATAGACCTTCAGGTTCCTAATGCAG AGGCaaagtctctctctgtgagctccAACGCCCTGCCTGTGAAGGACGGCGCTCCCCGCCGGTCACTCAACCTGGAAGACTACAAGAAGAGGCGGGGCCTGAtctga